A stretch of DNA from Anaerolineae bacterium:
AGGTAGCCACATTGTTGCCATCCCCGATGAAGGCCAGCTTAAGCCCCTTCAGGCGGCCAAAGTGCTCGTAGATGGTCAGCATATCGGCCAGCGCCTGGCAGGGGTGGTTATAGTCGCTCAGGCCATTGATGACCGGCACGCTCGACCAGCGGGCCAGTTCGACCACATGCTCGTGAGCGAAGACGCGGGCCATGATGCCCTGGACGTATCCGGCCATGACGCGGGCCACATCGGCGATGCTTTCGCGCTGGCCCAGGCCAATCTCCGCCGGGCTGAGGTAGAGCGCGTCGCCGCCAAGGTGCTTCATACCAACCTCGAAAGAGACGCGGGTGCGCAGGGAAGGCTTTTGGAAGATCATGCCCAGCACCTTGCCCTTGAGCACCGGACGGTTGCCGCCGCTCTTCCATTCCTTCTTGAGGAAGACGGCCAGATCGAGCATTTCCAGCAGGTCCTGCGGAGACCAATCGGTCAGATCGATGAAGTGATTGGGTTTCATAGGGGTAGTGGGTTGATTCTCCGGATGAAAGGGTGTAAGAGACACGGGCGAGTATAGCATGAACGGCGGCCACACGAAAGCGAAAACGCCCGGCGATTCGGGCGAACCGCCGGGCGCTGATCTGCTGCTGCAACCGGGCGTGGCTTAGCCGCCGCGACCCGCTGCCTGCAGCTCAGGATCGATGCTGATCCAGTCGTAATGGTTGCCGCCGAAGAGGCCGTCGGTCTCGATCGGCTTGTCCAGCCAGGGGGCAAGCTGATAGAAGGAGGCAGGCATGAACAGCGGCATGATCGGGTGCAGACCGTCGTAACCGAAGAAGTCCTCTTCGATCTCACGGTAGAGGGCCGCGCGAACTTCTGGATCGCTTTCGGTCTGGGCCTGGATGATCTTGTCATCGACCTCATCGCATGGGCGCATGAAGTCGTTGCTGGATTCGCAGTGCAGGCCAGCATCGAAGAACCAGTTGTTGGCGTCCGCGTAGTCCGGCGCCCAGCCCAGCGACCACAGATTCGGGCGCTCTTCGGTGGGCGTTTCAGCACGGGTGGTCTGCAGCAGCACGGAGAATTCCTGCTGCTCGATCGTGAACAGGCTTGGGTCGCAACCCAGGACGTTCTCGATCTCAGCCTGCAGGAACTCGGCGTAGGGCGCCCAGCCCTGGTAGGTCACCACGCTCAACTCCGGGAAGCCCTGGCAGTTGGGATAGCCGGCGGCTTCTATCTCCGCCTGAGCGTAGGCCGGATCGTAGCCGATGCCTTCCCCGTTGATGCCGACTTCGTTGACGTTGACCGCACCAAACATGCCGGGCGGGACAAAGTGCATCATTGGCACGCCGCGACCGCCGCGAATCTCCGAGACCAGCAGTTCGCGATTGATCGAAGCGCTGAAGGCGCGACGGGCATGCACGTTATCAAACGGCGGTTTGTCGTGGGCGAAGCCGAAGTAGAAGACGGACAGGCTGAGCACCTGCACAACCTGCTTGGACAGTTCCGGATCGGCCAGGACATTCTGCAGCTCGGCTGAGGGGACGCCGGAGAAGTCGATCTGGCCGTCCTGGAAGAGAGCGTAGATCGTGCCCGCATCTTCCACATTGATGTCCACGAAGCGCTCAATGTTGCCAGGCCCCTGCAGGTCAGCAGGCAGGAGCGGGTTGCGGATGAGCACCTGGCGGACGCCACTTTCCCACTCATCCAGGACGAACGGGCCATTGGTGACGATGTTACCGGGCTGCGTCCACGTGCTGCCGCCCACCGGCTCGCCAAACTGCTCAATGACCTCGCCAGGGACCGCGCGCAGCACCCACATCCCGCTCATCGAGAAGAAGTAGCCGATGGGGCCGGAGAGGGTGATCTTCAGCGTGGTGTCATCGGGCGCTTCGACGCCGATCGCCTCGAAGCTTTCCGGCGTGACGCTGGCCGGGTCCATCTTGTAGACCTCCAGGCAGCCAGCAATGGTGGAGCCAACGACCTCAGCGTATAGCGAGGGGTTGTTGGGGTCGCAGGCGCGACGGATGCCGGTCACAAAGTCGCCAGCAACGACCTTGCGCAGTTCGGTGGCGGTGTCAGTCGCCGGGTCCCACTTTACCCAGGGCACATCATCGCGGAGGGTGAAAGTCCAGGTGTAAGTAGCTTCATCATAGGACCAGGACGTTGCCAGTTCCGGCTCAATCTGCCCGGTGAGGGGATTGTTGTTGGTGAGGCCCAGGAACAGATTCTCGATGTAGTCAATCGAGACACTGTCGGTCGCCACCTGAGGGTCGAGAGAGGAAATCAGGGAGCCGCTGTGTTCCGCGGTGTAATGGGTGATGTACTCTTTTTCCTGCTGCAGCAGGCCGGTAAAGGTGATCTCGGCGTCAGAAGCAAAAGTGGGCAGCGCGCCCACGATCATCGTCACGATGATCACCATTGCGGGTAGAACCCGGAGGCTTCTCTTGAACATGTATTGCTCCTCCCAGAGACTTTATGTACGGAACAAAGGCAAAACAACCCGTTGCCGGCCAGCCTGCGCCCCGGCAAGCATGGGTGAGGGGGTGATCTCGGCGGTAGCGCTCTCCTTTCCGTGCCCGCAGAACATGCTTAACACTCTTTGGAGAGAACATCTATCTGGCGGCCACAGGTTCGCCCGTGCGCGCGACACGGCCTGTGACGCTTACTCTCCGCCAGCCGAAAGCGGATAGGCTTATTATAGACAGAAACGGGCTACAAAAACAAACGTCGATGCACGAAAACCCCGCCCTTTTCTTCAGGCAATTTCACAACATCCTTTCCCTCTTACCGCCGGTCAGGCTCATGCGGTGCCCGCTTCAGCCAACCAGCCAGCGCAGCAACCCCATGATTGCACCGGTGATGATCAGCCAGGTTGCGTTGATTCGGAGTCGGATCAACAGGACGGCTGCTACCAGGGCGATGATCACCGTAAGCCCATCGACCAGTGCGCTGTGGACCAATTCGACGGTGACAGCGGCCATCAGTCCCAGCGCCGCGACATTCACCCCGTCCAGCAGCCCACTCAGCCAGGGGGACCGGCGCAAACGGGGGATGAACGGGTTGGACAGCCAGACGAAAACGAACGAGGGCAGGAACATGCCCAGGGTAGCCAGCACCGCGCCCGGCGTGCCAGCGACGAGAAAGCCGATGAAGGTGGCCGTGGTGAATAGCGGGCCTGGCGTGAACTGGCCTACCGCTACCGCATCAAGCAGCTGCTGGCTGGTCAG
This window harbors:
- the argF gene encoding ornithine carbamoyltransferase — protein: MKPNHFIDLTDWSPQDLLEMLDLAVFLKKEWKSGGNRPVLKGKVLGMIFQKPSLRTRVSFEVGMKHLGGDALYLSPAEIGLGQRESIADVARVMAGYVQGIMARVFAHEHVVELARWSSVPVINGLSDYNHPCQALADMLTIYEHFGRLKGLKLAFIGDGNNVATSLLMASALLGLNYSIASPPGYELAQETLAKAAPLAKASQITVETHEDPVAAVVDADIIYTDTWTSMGQEAEAAVRRQKFQRYQVNDELLSRAGRGAVVMHCLPAHRGEEITDSVADGPQSLLFPQAENRMHAQKALLVTLMA
- a CDS encoding peptide ABC transporter substrate-binding protein, whose product is MFKRSLRVLPAMVIIVTMIVGALPTFASDAEITFTGLLQQEKEYITHYTAEHSGSLISSLDPQVATDSVSIDYIENLFLGLTNNNPLTGQIEPELATSWSYDEATYTWTFTLRDDVPWVKWDPATDTATELRKVVAGDFVTGIRRACDPNNPSLYAEVVGSTIAGCLEVYKMDPASVTPESFEAIGVEAPDDTTLKITLSGPIGYFFSMSGMWVLRAVPGEVIEQFGEPVGGSTWTQPGNIVTNGPFVLDEWESGVRQVLIRNPLLPADLQGPGNIERFVDINVEDAGTIYALFQDGQIDFSGVPSAELQNVLADPELSKQVVQVLSLSVFYFGFAHDKPPFDNVHARRAFSASINRELLVSEIRGGRGVPMMHFVPPGMFGAVNVNEVGINGEGIGYDPAYAQAEIEAAGYPNCQGFPELSVVTYQGWAPYAEFLQAEIENVLGCDPSLFTIEQQEFSVLLQTTRAETPTEERPNLWSLGWAPDYADANNWFFDAGLHCESSNDFMRPCDEVDDKIIQAQTESDPEVRAALYREIEEDFFGYDGLHPIMPLFMPASFYQLAPWLDKPIETDGLFGGNHYDWISIDPELQAAGRGG